The genomic interval GTCCAGGAGCAGGCATTGCGTCAGATCATGCATGCGCTCGTCGAATCGGTACTTCGGATTCACTCTTGCTCGCAGGTCGCCCTTGGTGGCCACGACTTCGGCCAGCACAAGCATGAGGGGGCGTTCGTAAAGCCCGCGCAACTCGTTCAACATACAGCAACTGGCCTGGCGACAACGACAGGTGTTGCACGCCGTACTTGCTGAGCAGCACGATGGACAACATGGGCTCCTGAAGCTCCAGGAATTGTGCGAGGGAATAGCGGGTCCTCGTTCCGATCATGTCTGGCTCCTTTCATCGGACGGCCCTGCAGAACCGTGAACAATCGATAACGCCATGATAACGCCAATTTGCACGATAACATTGCCTGTGTTATCGTGCGGAACTAAAGTTACATAGGATGAGCCTTGCCGAACCTCGCGACCGCCGTTCTGCACTACCTTCAGGAGGTCCTGGGCATTGACGCGCCAGACGTGAAGCCGTGGGCGCGTGCAAACGAACTGCCGTACTTCCTTCGCGATGCTTTCCAGTTCAGCGAGTTGGAACTGCTGGGGCAGCCGGTTGTGCTGGCGATAGGGCGGGCCGACGCCAAGCAGTCCCTCAGTGAAGTCAGGGCCTGGCTGGACAAGGTCAAGGCACTGGCCGGCCAGCCGGCGGTCTATGTCACCGATGCGCTGGCCTCCTATGACCGTCGGCGCTTGATCGAGCAAAAAGTCCCATTCATCGTGCCGGGCAACCAACTCTATCTGCCGGATCTGGGTCTGGACCTGCGCGAGTATTTTCGGCAGCGCGCTCCGGCCACGGAAGCGGCGCTGAGCCCGTCCGCGCAAGCCATGCTGATCACGGCCTTGTTGCGCCAGCCGTGGCAATCTGATTGGCAGCCTGCCAAGGTCGCAGTCGCCTTGGGCTACACGTCCATGACACTGTCACGCGCGGTCAAGGAACTGACTGCGGCCGGGCTGGCTACCGCATACACGGTTGGCCGTGCGCGCTGGTTGCGAATGGAGCTCCCGCCGGAGCATGTCTGGGAGCGTGCGAAGCCTGCGCTGCGAACGCCGGTCAAGCGCACGGTCTGGGTGGCAGCCCACGGGGTCGTTGCACATCGGCCCAGCCGCATCGCGGGCCTGAGCGCACTTGCGCGCTACTCCATGCTGACCGAGCCGAAATGGCCGGTGTATGCGATGACCTCTGCCGAATGGAAGGCCGCGACGGATGCCGGCGTGCGAGAGTTGCCTGAGCCCGAAACGGACGCACAAGAATGGCAGCTGTGGAGCTACAGCCCGACGTTGATGCCAGACGCCACCACGGTGGACCCGCTCTCGCTGACGCTCAGCCTGCAAGAGAACGCCGACGACCGAATCCAGCTCGCATTGGATGAACTGAAAGGACAACTTCCATGGTGAGAGGGTTGGACATTTTCCGGGAGCGGTTTGCTGCATACATCGACCAATACGTCCTGATTGGCGGCACGGCCGCGAGCCTGACGATGGAGGAGGCCGGGCTGGAATTCCGCGCCACCAAAGACCTCGACATCGTCCTGCATGTGGAGGCGTTGACCCCGGCATTTGGCGAGGCCTTCTGGAAATTCGTTGAGGACGGTGGCTACGAAATTCGCCAGGCCAGCGACACCGGAAAACCGATCTTTTATCGGTTCCAGAAGCCTGCTGATGATCGCTACCCGGCGATGGTCGAGCTGTTCGCGAGAGCCCCCGACGGATTGCAACCGGCCGAAGGCAGTCAGCTGACACCCATACCACTGGACGAAGCCGTCTCCAGCTTGTCCGCCATCTTGCTGGACGAGGTCTACTACGCATTCATCATGGCCGGGCGCCGCGAAGTCGATGGCCTGCCCAGGGTCGGCGAAGACCGCCTGATCCCGCTCAAGGCTATCGCGTGGTTGGAACTGACGGCCCGGAAAGAGCAGGGCGCCAAGGTCGATGCCAAGGACGTGCGCAAACACCTCAACGATGTACTGCGCCTTTCGCAACTGCTGGCGCCCGCCACACGCATTTCGGTCGACAAGAAGATCGGCGACGACATGACGCGGTTCCTTGTCGCCGTCGCTGCCGGCACGTCCATTGACCCGAAAACGCTGCAGCTCGGCAACGTCGCCGTCGCCGAGTTGGTGGCCCGCATCGCCCAAGCATATGAAATTGAACTGCCTGGGCAGGCGGCGGGATGATGGATGAGGAAGTCAATCGGAGCGGGTCGATGGGCAGCCCCCGCCCGAACAAATAAACTGAGCAGGATGAGGCATGGCATTGTTGAAGGCTTGGTGCACTGGCACCAAGAACAAAAGCAAGAAAAAGACGTTCCGAACGCACTCGAAAAAAGATGGCGGCCGTGCTGCCGTTCGAAGCGCGCGCTCCGGCGATCTCGGCGAATCCTGGGGTGCGGTGCGTTTTTCGGTATGCTTGCACCTGATTGACGATGATGTCGAAAACGTCGCTCCCCCGCAAATCGCTCCATCTCCCGCGCCAGCAAAAGATCTGCGCTTATGACGGTAAAAGCGACGGTAAAGACCCATGTCGATCACAGCCAAATCCTTTAACCATGCGGGTTTGGGAGCCTTGTTGATGATGGAGTGGGAGTGATCCCTCCCTTTGCGCAGATCACCACCTCCTGATATCTCTGCTATGACGTTTGGGACTGATTTCTGGCTCCATTGCGGCTTTCGCACGCTGGTGCGCACTGAACGCGGGTGGCTGATCCCTACCGGTGACTACTTTGTACAGGTGCTGGCCCGCCCCGAGCTGGCGCTGGTACCCGAGTCATGCGCCGCAGAAATCGCCCTGCACGAATCGTTGGCGGCGCAGCCCTTGCGGGCTGTTTCAGCCAGTGAGCTGGCCGCTGTGCAGGACGACGACGCCCGCGAGAACTACGCGGTGTTTTTGCGCTTTCGCGATGCGCTGCAAACCGCCGGCACGCTAGAGGCCTACTACCTTCAACTCATGCGCAGTGGGGTGGTGAACGTTCCTGCCGTGTTCATCGACGCCGTGGTGCAGGCGCTGCTGCGCAACCTGCTGGACAACTGCAACGACGCCTTCGAAGCCCGCGCCGCCGAAATGCTGTTTCGTCCGCAACGCATTACCTTGCAAGACGGGCAAATGCTGGCGGGCGACCGGGAGACGCTTGACATGCTCAATGAGACCGCGGGCCTGGGCGAGGTGGGGCGCTTGCTGCTGCAAAGCGGCGCACTGCAGCCTACGGCGCAGGTCAAGGTGCTGTCGGCCGACAATGCGGCGCAATATTGGCAGGAGAGCGACCGCCACCACTTTCTGCTCGACCTGACCCATGAGCTGACGCAGGACCTGAGCCATGGGTTGACCTTCAAGATGACCCGCGCCCGCTCGGGCCTCAAGGCGCTGGCGCGGGTGCTGGAGCGCTGGGTCGCCCACTTGCTGGGCGTGCAAGTGCAGATCGAGCCTGTGCACCAGGTCACCGACAGCGCGTGGCGCTGGCATGTGGGGCTGGATGTGGAGTCCACTGCCATCCTGAATGATCTGTACCAGGATCGGCCGGTGGAGGCCGAGCGCATGCAGCGTCTGGTGAGCCTGTTCAAGCTGACTTTTGCCAACCCGGCCGAGATGCGCGCCGATGTGGCGGGCAAGCCGGTGTACTTGGGGCTCGCCACCAATGCTGATGGCGTGGTGCGCATCAAGCCGCAGAACCTGTTGCTCAATCTGCCGCTGGCATCGGCATCTTGATTGCTATTGAATCAATAGCATATAGCGCTTGATGAATAAGCGCTAGCGGCCAATTTGATTCAAATTCTTCACGATGACTGGCCGTCCGGTGCTGGACGCTCATCCAATCGTCATCAGGCTCGCGTTTCCACCAGCAGCTGCCGTGTTCACACTGAGCGCACGCTCGATCAGCAGGCGCTCCAGCGGAATGTCGGTGGCGCCGGGCTGCAGCGCGGTCACGCCCACGATGGGCCCGGCGCGGCGGGCGAGGGCGGTGCACACCGCCTGCAGCGATGGGGCGTCGCCATGGTGCAACACGGCGTCCAGCGCGAGCGTGCCATCGTTCAGTGTGTTGTCCTGCAGCAGGATTTGCGCTTGCACCAGCGTGGGCAATGGCGTGCGCAGTTGGGCCTGGGCGTTGGGCCACAGGGCCGTGCCACCGGTGGCGAGCACGGCGGCCGTCTGCACCAGCAGGTCGTCCGCGCTCTGCGCGAGGCACAGCACGCGGGCACGTGGGGCCAAGGTGTACACATTGCGCTCGCCCGTCGGGCCGGGCAGGGTGCGGGCGGTGCCGCTTTGGGTTTGTTGGGCAAAGCGCTGGCAGGTGGCCGCCAGCGCGGCGTTGCCTTGGAGTTGGGCCCATTGCTCCAGCGTGGTCAGCGGTGCCAGCAGGCGCTCGCGCCGCTCGGTGTCGGGCGGACTGGTGCGGTCAGCCTCGGCAAAGGTGCGCGCCAGCGCATCGGCCGGGCGCTGCGACACCAGGCGCAGCAGGTACAGCGGCCCGCCTGCCTTGGGCCCCGTGCCCGACAGGCCCTCGCCGCCAAACGGCTGCACGCCCACCACGGCGCCGACCATGTTGCGGTTCACGTAGACATTGCCTGCATGGGCACGGTTCACCACGCGGGCAATGGTTTCGTCGATGCGGGTGTGTACGCCTTGCGTCAGGCCGTAGCCGGTGGCGTTGATCTGGTCGAGCAGGCGATCCAGGTCGTTGCGGGCGTAGCGCACCAAGTGCAGCACAGGGCCGAAGACTTCGCGTTGCAGCTCGCCGATGTGGTTCAGTTCGATCAGCGTGGGGGGCACAAAAGTGCCTTGGCTGGTCGCGGTCGCAAGGTGCTGCGGGTGCTGGAACACCCTATGGCCTTGGGCCTTGAAGTTCTCGATGTGTTGGGTGATGCCCGCTTGTGCTTCGGCGTCGATCACCGGGCCCACGTCCACGCGCAGCTCGCCAGGGTTGCCCACGCGCAGTTCACCCATGGCACCTTGCAGCATCTCCACCACGCGGTCCGCGGCATCTTCCTGCACGCACAACACGCGCAGCGCCGAGCAGCGCTGTCCTGCGCTGTCAAAGGCGGACGACACCGCATCGCCCACCACCTGCTCGACCAAGGCGGACGAGTCCACGATCATTGCGTTCTGCCCGCCGGTTTCAGCAATCAGCGGGATGGGACGGCCTGCAGCGTCCAGCCGCCCGGCCACGGTGCGTTGCAGTATGCGCGCCACTTCGGTGGAGCCGGTGAACATCACGCCCATCACGCGGGCATCGCCAACCAGGCGGGCGCCCACGGTCTCGCCCTGGCCGGGCAGCAACTGCACCGCCGCGCGCGGCACACCGGCCTGCCATAGCAGGCGCACGGCTTCAAAGGCGATCAGCGGGGTTTGTTCGGCGGGCTTGGCCAGCACGGGGTTGCCAGCGGCCAGTGCGGCCGCCACCTGGCCCATGAAGATGGCGAGCGGGAAGTTCCAGGGGCTGATGCAGGCCACCGGGCCCAGCGGGATGTGGGTGGCGTTGTCGAAGCTGCTCTGCACCTGGGCGGCGTAGTAGCGCAGGAAGTCCACGGCTTCGCGCACTTCGGCCACGGCGTTGCTGGCGCTTTTGCCCGCTTCGCGCATCAGCAGGCCCAACAAGGGTTGCATGCGCGCTTCCAGCAGGTCGGCGGTGCGCAGCAGGGCGGCGGCGCGGTCGGCGGGCGGCGTGGCGGCCCAGAGGGCTGTGGCGGCCTGGGCGTGGGCCAGGGCCTGGTCGACGTCGGCGGTCGTGGCCTCTTGCACCTGGCCCACAACATCGTTGTGGTCGGCGGGGTTGCGCACGGGTTGGGTGGTGCCTGCGGGCAAGTCAGTAGCCAGCAGGGGCGCTGCCGTCCAGGCGTGGCTTGCCGTGGCTTGCAGGGTGTTGGCCAGCTCGGTCAGCGTGTTTTCGTTCGACAAATCCAGCCCGCGCGAATTGGTGCGGTGCGCGCCATACAGGCCTTGGGGTGTAGCAATGCGGGGGTGGGGCAGACCAGCGATGCCTTCGGTGGCAGCTTGCTGGTCCACCACTTGCACGGGGCTCTTTACCAGCTCATCCAGTGCAATGGTCTCGTCGGCAATGCGATTCACAAACGAGGTGTTGGCGCCGTTCTCCAGCAGGCGGCGCACCAGGTAGGCCAGCAGCGTCTCATGCGTGCCCACGGGGGCGTAGATGCGGCACGGGCGGCCCAATTTACCGGCGGTGATGGCACCTACCACCTGCTCATACAGCGGCTCGCCCATGCCGTGCAGGCACTGGAACTCGTACTGCCCGGCGTAGTAGTTGCTCCCTGCCAGTTGGTAAATGGTGGCCACCGTCTCGGCGTTGTGCGTGGCGAACTGGGGGTATACGGCCTCGGGCGCGGCCAGCAGCTTGCGTGCGCAGGCGATGTACGAGATGTCGGTGTGCACCTTGCGGGTGTAGACGGGGTAGTCCTCCAGGCCATCGACCTGGGCTCGCTTGATCTCGCTGTCCCAGTACGCGCCCTTCACCAAGCGCACCATCAGGCGCCGCTCGGTGCTGCGGGCGAGTTGAACCACGTAGTCGATGACGAAGGGGCAGCGCTTTTGGTAGG from Acidovorax sp. FHTAMBA carries:
- a CDS encoding DUF6352 family protein, with the protein product MTFGTDFWLHCGFRTLVRTERGWLIPTGDYFVQVLARPELALVPESCAAEIALHESLAAQPLRAVSASELAAVQDDDARENYAVFLRFRDALQTAGTLEAYYLQLMRSGVVNVPAVFIDAVVQALLRNLLDNCNDAFEARAAEMLFRPQRITLQDGQMLAGDRETLDMLNETAGLGEVGRLLLQSGALQPTAQVKVLSADNAAQYWQESDRHHFLLDLTHELTQDLSHGLTFKMTRARSGLKALARVLERWVAHLLGVQVQIEPVHQVTDSAWRWHVGLDVESTAILNDLYQDRPVEAERMQRLVSLFKLTFANPAEMRADVAGKPVYLGLATNADGVVRIKPQNLLLNLPLASAS
- the putA gene encoding trifunctional transcriptional regulator/proline dehydrogenase/L-glutamate gamma-semialdehyde dehydrogenase, giving the protein MTQPTAPPSAPFADFAPRTPLNNPLRAAITAATRRPESEALAPLLAEARLPADQAASAEQLALRIAKALRERKASAGRAGIVQGLLQEFSLSSQEGVALMCLAEALLRIPDKATRDALIRDKISHGQWDAHLGKSPSLFVNAATWGLLITGKLVATHSEGSLGNSLSRLIGKGGEPLIRKGVDMAMRMMGEQFVTGETIDEALRNARTMEAEGFRYSYDMLGEAALTNADAQRYYQSYEQAIHAIGKASNGRGIYEGPGISIKLSALHPRYSRAQFGRVMDELYPLVLRLTALAKQYDIGLNIDAEETDRLELSLDLLERLCHEPTLAGWNGIGFVIQAYQKRCPFVIDYVVQLARSTERRLMVRLVKGAYWDSEIKRAQVDGLEDYPVYTRKVHTDISYIACARKLLAAPEAVYPQFATHNAETVATIYQLAGSNYYAGQYEFQCLHGMGEPLYEQVVGAITAGKLGRPCRIYAPVGTHETLLAYLVRRLLENGANTSFVNRIADETIALDELVKSPVQVVDQQAATEGIAGLPHPRIATPQGLYGAHRTNSRGLDLSNENTLTELANTLQATASHAWTAAPLLATDLPAGTTQPVRNPADHNDVVGQVQEATTADVDQALAHAQAATALWAATPPADRAAALLRTADLLEARMQPLLGLLMREAGKSASNAVAEVREAVDFLRYYAAQVQSSFDNATHIPLGPVACISPWNFPLAIFMGQVAAALAAGNPVLAKPAEQTPLIAFEAVRLLWQAGVPRAAVQLLPGQGETVGARLVGDARVMGVMFTGSTEVARILQRTVAGRLDAAGRPIPLIAETGGQNAMIVDSSALVEQVVGDAVSSAFDSAGQRCSALRVLCVQEDAADRVVEMLQGAMGELRVGNPGELRVDVGPVIDAEAQAGITQHIENFKAQGHRVFQHPQHLATATSQGTFVPPTLIELNHIGELQREVFGPVLHLVRYARNDLDRLLDQINATGYGLTQGVHTRIDETIARVVNRAHAGNVYVNRNMVGAVVGVQPFGGEGLSGTGPKAGGPLYLLRLVSQRPADALARTFAEADRTSPPDTERRERLLAPLTTLEQWAQLQGNAALAATCQRFAQQTQSGTARTLPGPTGERNVYTLAPRARVLCLAQSADDLLVQTAAVLATGGTALWPNAQAQLRTPLPTLVQAQILLQDNTLNDGTLALDAVLHHGDAPSLQAVCTALARRAGPIVGVTALQPGATDIPLERLLIERALSVNTAAAGGNASLMTIG